In Fragaria vesca subsp. vesca linkage group LG1, FraVesHawaii_1.0, whole genome shotgun sequence, the sequence ACACAGATATACACAAACACACATATATGTTTATATATATGCTTACGTTCATCGTTGGAAAGAACTGCAGCGTGCAAAGCCGTGTTACCATTGGGGCCTTGATATGTTGGGTTTGTACAATTCTGGAGCATTTCAATCAAGGAAGAAAAAATCAATATTTTCGCCGAAATATCGCCGAAATATTGTTTTTTTCACACACCGAAATTTTTTTCTCACCCCAAAAATTTTGGTTCGAAACTATCGATATTTCGCGATATTTTCGATATTTTCGATATCTGGCCGAAACTACTGAAATCACCCAGAAAAATTTCCCAAAAGAGGCGGCGCCGCTGTCTATTTCGCCGAGAGCGGCGGCCGGCAACCCAACTCCGGCCACCTCCAATGCTCACCAAAATTTAACACAATCTTTCTCTCAACACGCACAACAACTTCCCTAACTAACACAAACACTAATTTCAAGCATAGATAGAGTAATCGAATCAAAACAGTAAATTGAGCCCTAGAACTTAACTCACCGATTCTCCCTACCTAGATCAAGAGGGAATGAAACCTTTTGAGGTTTTATTGTACGGGAGGAGAGCTTCCAAACGAGACCAGCCGCGCCGTTTATGGTGGCCGGAAAAGGCAGTTCTGACGATGACTCCGCCACTGTGCAGCCGCACCTTCTCGGTGTGATTCCTCCCTCACGGCGGCGTAACCTGACCAGTCACCTACCTAGACGTGAAGAGGATGCTCCAAGCTTCGTTTCGACACCTAGCTCACTCCTTATCTCGGTCGGACGGCAGCGGACGACGGCGAAGAAAATCCGGCAAGGAGAGAGAGAGACTCGGGGAAGGAAGAAGAAGAAGAGAGAGAGAGAGAAAAGAGAGTTTGGGCCTTCTCTCTTACTTTTCCCAACTCACTCCAAAAATACCCAACACCAACAACAATTCATCTTTTTACTATCTAAAATTTATCTTTTACCACATTCAACAATTTCTCCAACGTAAAAATTTTCCCGAATTAATCAACTTACAACAATATCTCAAGGGACCTTTAAAACTATAAATCTATTACGAAGATGGTAAAACTCTTATTAACACCATGCAAGATGTTAAAGTAAACTTTTAAGAATTATTATTTATTAATGGTTCAGCACTAACCTTTTCATCTTAACTTACTACAACTCCCTATAGATCAATGTTTATTCAAGGTTTTCATTTCAAATATAGTACATAATATAGAAAACAAACATCTCTTAAAGTTTGGTTTAAAATTTCCTTGTTTTTCTTCAAATTTCTGTCAATTTTCTCATTTTTTTTACTGCAATCGATATTTCCCCGAAATTTCCGTCGAAATTTCCATATTTAGAGGGTCGAAATTTCCGTAATCACCGAAATTTTCTTCCTTGATTTCAATAACCAAGGCACGATATCCCCTCTCTTTTTTTTTTTGGTTAATTCACGATATCCCCTCTCAGTAGCCATGTAAACCGGAGTTTCGCCAGAATCATTTGCACTGTACGAGAAGTCGGGGTCCTCTGTGGTCAGCACCCTCACTACATTAAGGTGATTAAAGCGCACAGCCTCGTGCAATGCAGTGTTCTTTTCCTTGTTGGTTGTTCTTATAAGCATCTGCCCTGCCGGCACTTTTCTTCTGTTGAGATACCTCTCTCGAGGTCGCTATCGTGACAAACTGATTTGGAAGCCTGTATAAGAACTTCCACTATGTTTGCATGCCCATGTCTGGCCGCAAAGTGTAATGGAGAGTCTCCGTTCTCGTTGGGCTGCGCTAGTAGCGGTGGGCACATTTAGACGATCTCCTCCACGATTTCGGCTGCTGGCTTTAGCACTGTTTCAGATCTGGCCAATGTTGCACGGCTTATGCATGCTATGTAAATATGGAGAACTGTGTTGTTAAATGGAGTCAACATTTGGTGAAGTTGCTCTCCGTGTTCTCTAAGGCATTCAATATTGCCTTCTCGTGCAGCTATTAACGCATCAATATCCATGCCACTATAAGTTCTATAACTTACCGATGAATTACCTGTGTTTGTGTCTGCGGCCGATTCAAACTGATCAACAACACAAGAAGCAAGTGTACCCGTTGTTTCAGTGCTTTGAGTCTCGGACGATTTGGAGGGATTCGTTATGGTTATCTCTTTGGTATGTTTCTGCTCCACTCCAGGGTATGAAACAAGAAAGATGAGAAGAGATTGATCGAGACTTGATCGAGAGGTGCTTGTGGAGCTGCAGTGGGGTTAAGAGTGAAGGGAAGGTTTATATAATTAGATCCAAGTGTATAGAGATCTACGTTTCTTCGTAGGAACACGCTTAGAAAAGTTCCAAGTGATAGCTGACGTTATGACTCTTGACGTCATTCACCTTTTACATAAATCTATCTTAATTTATTTGTTATAATATGAGGTTTTTTGATGATTTGGTGCTTGATTTTCTTCCCCATTGTCACTCGCTTCTTTTGAGTCCATTCTTGCACTGTGAGAAGGGTAATTATGTACATATAGAGCAGCTTCTAGAGCATGCATGGCGAGGTTAATTAGTCTGATCAAGTTTCAGTGAATTAAGTAATAATTAGATTAATGTGACCAATTATTCAAATTGAGCATGCATCAATTTGAAAAAGGTCAGGTTCGGTCTATCTCCAACGGACTAATTAAGGTGACAAAAGTCGACGTTAGTGAGTACTTAGGGACGAATCTGCAGGCTCGAATTGGAATCAAAAGGCACGCACATTGGTCTCTGGTGATTCAGTACGTACTCTTGGTCCCAGATGAACTGGTGGGAATCATTTTGGTTTCACTTTTCAGGTACTCGAAACAGTTTGGAATATGGAATTACGTTCTTTGCTTGTGAATTGATTAAGACTAGCAAAAGTCACTTGTAAATAAAATCCTCTCGTTTTCTTTTATTACAGCTTGAAAATAAAATTTTGCATAAGATGCTCATTTCCTGTTTCTTACTTTTCTTGATTCGCGAGTTGGTTACTTTGTTCCTCTCATTGACTCATTGTACTGTAGAGTTTCAGTAGCTTTGGGAAGAATGAGAAGGAAAGTAGGCCATCTCCAATGGCATGCCAAGGGATTGAAAATAACTCAAAACTGGTCATCTTCGATCTCCAATGGCTTACTTCATACGCCGGAGATGAATTTAGGTTATTTAGGAAACGCGCAGAAGTAAAATTCGACCAAAAGAGGTGATAGAAAACTGTGACTCTTACAATAATCCAATTGCCTCCCCTGTTTCTGGTAATGGTTGTTACATATATGTTCGATCAGTACAAAAAATAATACCGCAATCCGAGCTGTTTAACAATCCAGACAAATAAACAATCCAGACAAAGAAGCGATGTGCACGTTTGCGGAAAGTAATGAAAGCGGGAGAAATAGAGACAAAACCTAAAACCGAGAAGAAGACAGTGCCTAGCACACAAGCGGCGACGGCAAGTCCTAATGAAACATGACCACCTAATACTGCATATACACCGGTGAGGAACGCAGCCACCATCGCAATCAGCGCGTAAAAGGTGCAGCTTATCGCCATAGACAACGACTTTGATCCATGTTGCCCTTTCAGCGATAAGAAAAAACGTACCATGATTGCACAACTGGACAGACTCATGGCTAATGTGTTTGTTATCACAAATGCCTTGAAAGCTGCATTTCTTGATAGAACCGCAAGACCCTGGTTTGGTCCTTTTTCACTCACATAACCACCCGGCACGGTGAAGCCGGCAGCAAAGGTTACTGTTGATATCAGTGCAGACACTACCAAATGAGACTCTTTTATTTCCTTGTCTTTGAGGTCTTTCTTGTTTAATACATTGTCTCTAAGGTCATTGTCATTTTTGTTTACATGGACTAGTTTCCTCCCCCCATCTTCGTCAGGATTTGGAATACGATAACCACGATAAGCACCTATCTCTTCCATTTCCGTTCTGAGAATTCTCTGCAACAAAAAACAAGTACATTTTATAAACTAGCTAGGTTGTGTTATGCACAAAATCAATTGAAAAATTGATAATACCTTCCATGGTGAGGACCTATTATTCTTCTCGATGATGTTGATAGCGTTTAAGTTTTCCTTGTTGAATGCCATCTTATCAACTCTGTCATCACTTATGAAATCAGTGGCTTCCTTGTAAGGAGAAGAAGCAATGTCATGGAGGGGCGTGTTTCTGCCAACATCCTTCCCATTCAAAAGTACGTGACTAAGCCACGGATCTTTTCGAACAAATCTTTCTACTTGAAGTTGGTGTTTCTGAATAGCATAGTGAAGAACATTTTGACGTTTGTAGTCCACCAGCTCGCAACAATCAGGGCATCGAAAAACAATCTCTTTCATCACGTCCACACGGCCTTGGGAGGCTGCAAGATGAAGAGGCGTACGCTTCTTATTTTTGTCACGAATGTAGGCAGCAGATGTATCACATTCTAGTAACAATCTCGCGATCGTACTGTGACCCGTGAATGCAGCCAAGTGAAGCGGAGTCCATCCTTGTTCATCTACTTGTTGTGTCATACTCTTATGCTTCTCCAGTAGTTTCCTTGTCATTTCTTAAACATTTTTAACATAATGAAACGTTAATAAACTATACATATAACTCAATACCTAGCTCTATGCTGATAAATAAACATAAATTATCATATTTTTTAGTAAGGTCATGAGTTTAGATGTATACGTACTTTCATCGTTGGATATGACAGCGCCGTGTAAAGCAGTTGAACAATTAGGACCTTGGTAATAAGCTGCATATCTGCAATTATCAAGTATTTCACAAACCAAATCATAGTGTCCTCTCTCAGCAGCTAAGTAAAGTGGTGTCTCACCCGCTTTGTTAGCAGGGTACACGAACTCGGGGTCTTCTTTGGTCAGTAACTTCACCACTTCTAGGTGGTTAAACCGCACCGCCTCGTGCAAGGCAGTGTCTTCGTCACAGTTTTTCCTCTAATGAGGACCTGCCATTGTCTTCCAAACCCTTCCTCAAGGTTGTCACCATTTAAATCGCGAGTTTTGGCTTCTTGTATGAGCACTTCAACAATATCAGCACGCCCGTACCTCGCGGCAATGTGTAACGCAGTCTCACGACTCTTGTTGAGCTGAAGTAGCAGTGGTGGACACAAATCAAGCACTTTCTTGACGTTGTTGGTCGACTCGAGAAGCTGATAAACTGATTTGGTCACCGCTGCTGCGCTGCTGCTTTCGTATGCTATATAGACGTGAAGAACAGTGTTGTTGGTGGGAGTCAAAATTTGGTGGAGAACGTCCTTGTGTTCCTTAAGGGCGTCAATGTTGCCTTGTGTTGCCGCCATGAAGATGTTTAGATCCATGCCCTTCAATATCTTGGTCTCTTTGGTTGTTGTTGCAGCTTCAAGCGGCGGAGGCTGGTTGTTCGACCACGCTTCTAAACCGGCCTGATCCTCATCACCAAGTACATTCGCCAATGCTCGAGTTGCAGTCGACTTACTGGAAGGATCCATCTTCGAACGTCGAGACTTCACCCTAATCCAATCTGATATTCAGAAACACACACACCACGCAACAAATTAGCCCAAAGTCATATAACACACACAACGTACCTCTCAATGTATTGCACACAGCCTGCAAAATACATACTTTATAGAAGAACATCATTCATGATTGAACATCATTGCCACACCGTGTCTAGCTAGTGTTAAAATGCAATTATATGGAAATGAGTCGGTTCCCCCAACGTAGAGGATAGGTGGAAATTTTTTTTTGTTCATACCAACTAATGAACAGAATTCAACGACTTTGGGGCAACAATTACTCTGGATTAGATTGGCCACCCTAAACTTCACATCTTCACGTACAGACTCAAGAAATTGCCAAGAGATTTCCAGGATATTAATTTCTTGTAACATAATGGAACTAAGGCCTGTGAGATAAGGGTTTGAGCAACTTTGAAAAGATTTTCCACAAATGGAAGAGAAAAAGAGAAATGAAAGGGTCCTGGTAGTTTCAAAAAGGGAGTAGTAGCAAATCCCACACTCCCCGTACGCTGCAAGTCTGCAACTTCACGTGTTAACAACTACGTGTTGCAGGTCAATGCAGTCTTCTTCATATTAACGAAAATAGCAGTATGCTCATTGCAGCTCTACGCGTTAAGATTTCATGCATTGCTAATGTAATTTCATGAAATCAAATCACCAAGACAAAAAATAATAATAATAATAATAAATAAATCTCAGGAGACTAGCTAGATAGAAGCTACAAGACTGGGATGAGATGAATGATATGTTTATTTACTTGAAATGGGATAAAAGGACTATGGTGAAATCAAATTTCTGCGTTTACGAACACATAAAATGATTTATGGTAAAAGTATTCATAAGTTTACTAAACGCATGAAGACTAAAAATCAAAATTGACATATATCTCACCTCCTTATCATAAATCAGTTCTCGAAATTACGAAGAGAGAAGACAGATTTATGAATCAGTCATCTGAAATCGATACCGATTTGTTTCTTCTCTCACTCCATTTGACTCTCATTTATTATTATTATTATTTCTTTTGAATAAGTCTCTCATTCATGATGATCATTTCAAGTTTACTTGAAAGAAAGTGACTTTGTTCATTGTGTTGGGCCCAATATATACATTCATTAGTGGACTGGGCTAGGTCCAGGCCCAGTCAATTGTGCTTATCATATACTCTGCTTGTAAAATAAAAGGCAAAACGAAATTGCAGAGTCGAAGCTAGGGCTTGTTGTATAAAATCAAAGCTTCAATCTTTCTTTGCGCTTTGTTGTTTCAGAAAGTCGAAGCTGCTTTTTTGGGGGATTCAAACCGAGACCATGTACGGATCGAGAGGGTAAGCCTCGAAATTTCGATTCTTGTTTAATGTTCCAATTATCTGTTTGTTTCTTGTTGATGAAAACTTAATTATCGGATTCCACTCGTCTTTGATTAAGAAGATTAAATCGAATTAAGAAAACGATTAGGATTTGGGTATATATGATTGTTTGATTATGTGGGTAATAAACTTTCCTGTAAAATTGGACTTTTTGGGAATACTGGTGGTTTGGTTCTAAGCTGAAGAAATCAAAATTAGTTTTTTTTTTTTGTTTTTTTGTTTTAAATTTTAATGTGTTCTCATTAGAAATTCAGATGGTTATATATAGATTAGAGCTATAGATGTTGTATTGTATGAGCTTCGTTTACTTGTGTGATTTTAAACCAAATATATTGTTTATAGAAACAGTGTTCGTGTTTTGCTATGCATATCGAGCTGTTGTATTGGTTTTGTTTATCTGTTTGATTTGTGGTAGATATGATGGTGTGATGTGATAAAATTGATTTGCATAGGGTTGTAGACATTAGGTGTCAGGGAAAGTGTGGGTTGGGTTTGGTTTGGTTTTATTAACAGGTTGAGTTTGGGGGATTTTTTCTCTTTTTTGGGTATTTAAGGGCAATGTTGGGAGGCGGGGGGTTATCGGACGTGTACGAGGTCGGCTCAAAGAGACCAAGAATGATGGAATCAAATCCCTACTTTGCAGTTGGCAGCAGCGTTTCAAGGGGATTTCAACCTTTTGGTGGCTTTGGTGCTGGCTACCAGCTTCCTGCTTTTCCTGTGGTACGCCTTAGGGGGCTTCCCTTCAACTGTGCCGACATTGACATCTTCAAGTTCTTTGCTGGACTAGATATTGTGGATGTATTGCTGGTCAACAAGGGTGGACGCTTCTCAGGAGAGGCCTTTGTTGTCTTTGCTGGACCTGTGCAGGTTGAGTTGGCACTCCAAAGAGACCGGCAGAACATGGGGCGTAGGTATGTCGAGGTTTTCACATGCAAGAGGCAGGATTACTACAATGCTGTTGCAGCAGAGGTCAGCTATGAAGGAGGGAGTTATGACAATGAATATCAAGGAAGTCCTCCTCCAGCTAAATCATCAAAGAGGTTCAGTGATAAGGAGAAAATGGAATACACTGAGATATTGAAGCTGCGCGGTCTACCTTTCTCTGTAAAGAGATCTCAAATTGTTGATTTTTTTAAAGGCTTCAAGGTCATTGAAGATAGAGTACATATTGCTTGCCGCCCAGATGGAAAAGCTACGGGAGAGGCATACGTGGAGTTTGTCTCTGCAGAAGAGGCTAAAAGGGCAATGTCCAAGGACAAGATGATGATTGGGTCCAGGTATGTGGAGCTGTTTCCATCAACGCCAGATGAAGCTAGGCGGGCAGAAAACAGATCAAGGCAGTGATGAGGCACTGTGGCCATGGTTACTAATATTTCGATCCTTTTATGATATTTCTACTGTAGTGCTGAAACATCTCTTTATCTCGGCTATATACAAACAGTATTTTGTGTAATCTTTCAAATGATTGAATTTGAAGTTTTGAAGTTTTCATCTTACTTTATTTGAATTACTTGTACCAGTAGTTTATGATTCAATTGCTAAGTTTGCCGAACCAGATTGTTTGAATATGATTCTGAACAGGAATGAGCTTTTTTTGTCCGACAATGGGTCTTTCTATCGGAGTACATAGTTTTAATGGTCCCTTATTTGCTTTCAGTCCTTCCTGACTGTTCTCTTTCGGTTGAGTTGTTTAATTGTGTGTGCTTAAATATGTCATCCTTAGATGACACAATCCTTCTAAACTATAAACCAAGTAAACTACCGTCTAAAATCACATGCAACACTAAACATAAGTTAATATTAGTACAACTTAAACACCTCACATAAGTCCAGGACATTCTTAGAAAATAAGGAGGTGTAATGTAGTCTCAAATACCAAACGTGTTTAACATGAAGACCTAAAAGGAAAAAAAAATTTAAAAAAGAAAAGAAAAAGGTTTCTGTGTGGTTCTGAATGACGGGTTTTACTGCCTCTGTAAGTTATCTAGAAAACGACGTGTCACTGTATTACTCAGACAAACGACATGTCGTTTATTAACCAGCGAAACCGGGTCTTGCTCGTTGTCTACTTGATCTGGACTCTACGAGACTCCCCTGAAACGAACCCCACTGCTCAAATCTTCCGACGACTGAAACTTCTCTCCTGTAAGTTCTTCCTAAAACGCCGTCGTTTTATTCGAATCTCTAATCATCTTTAGTTCAGTTCAACACCGAATTCGAATCTCTAATCATATTTATATTCTTAGCTTATTCCAATCCATATGTTCTCTCACACTGATTTGAACTCCGTAGATTCAACTCAGATCCCCTTAGGGTTTACAATTACTGCTTTCCGCTAAATTTTCACCTCCAATTTCGCCAATATTACATACTAAAGCAATTGTCAATAACATTTGTGATGATTTTGTTGTTGTTGATTTTCGTGTAGGTTTGGTTTGTGATTTGTAGTCTGCAAGTTTTCGTTACGATTATCATAATAACATTGCAATGAGTGATTCCACATTTGAAGAAAAACCGATAGAGCCGACTTTCTTTGACCTTATAGTCATTGGAACCGGCCTACCGGAGTCAGTAATTGCAGCAGCAGCCTCTACTGCTGGCAAAACTGTCCTCCAGATTGACCCTAACGACTTTTACGGCAGCCATTTCGCTTCCCACAGACTTGATGACCTCACTTCCTTCCTCAATTCACATGCTAATCCTCCCTCCACCGCCAGCGTTACAACTAGTGATGGTGATTATACTGCATTGGAGCTCAATCGGTGTTCGTTGTACTCCCACGTTGAAGCTGCAAACTATGCCCCGGAGATCCTTGCAGAGCATTCGAGGGGATTCCATATTGATGTTAGTGGGCCGAGGGTGTTGTTCTGTGCTGACAAGGCCATTGAGCTTGTATTGAAGTCTGGCCTGGGGTTGTATTTGGATTTCAAGGCTGTTGATGGGAACATCATTTGGGATGAGAGTAATGGCGGGTTGTGTAATGTACCAGACTCGCGAGCAGCCATATTTAAAGATAAGAGTTTGAGTCTTAAAGAGAAGAATCAGTTGATGAGGTTCTTCA encodes:
- the LOC101300383 gene encoding epithelial splicing regulatory protein 1-like isoform 1 — its product is MYGSRGAMLGGGGLSDVYEVGSKRPRMMESNPYFAVGSSVSRGFQPFGGFGAGYQLPAFPVVRLRGLPFNCADIDIFKFFAGLDIVDVLLVNKGGRFSGEAFVVFAGPVQVELALQRDRQNMGRRYVEVFTCKRQDYYNAVAAEVSYEGGSYDNEYQGSPPPAKSSKRFSDKEKMEYTEILKLRGLPFSVKRSQIVDFFKGFKVIEDRVHIACRPDGKATGEAYVEFVSAEEAKRAMSKDKMMIGSRYVELFPSTPDEARRAENRSRQ
- the LOC101300383 gene encoding epithelial splicing regulatory protein 1-like isoform 2, whose amino-acid sequence is MAMLGGGGLSDVYEVGSKRPRMMESNPYFAVGSSVSRGFQPFGGFGAGYQLPAFPVVRLRGLPFNCADIDIFKFFAGLDIVDVLLVNKGGRFSGEAFVVFAGPVQVELALQRDRQNMGRRYVEVFTCKRQDYYNAVAAEVSYEGGSYDNEYQGSPPPAKSSKRFSDKEKMEYTEILKLRGLPFSVKRSQIVDFFKGFKVIEDRVHIACRPDGKATGEAYVEFVSAEEAKRAMSKDKMMIGSRYVELFPSTPDEARRAENRSRQ
- the LOC101300091 gene encoding ankyrin repeat-containing protein At3g12360-like, with translation MTRKLLEKHKSMTQQVDEQGWTPLHLAAFTGHSTIARLLLECDTSAAYIRDKNKKRTPLHLAASQGRVDVMKEIVFRCPDCCELVDYKRQNVLHYAIQKHQLQVERFVRKDPWLSHVLLNGKDVGRNTPLHDIASSPYKEATDFISDDRVDKMAFNKENLNAINIIEKNNRSSPWKRILRTEMEEIGAYRGYRIPNPDEDGGRKLVHVNKNDNDLRDNVLNKKDLKDKEIKESHLVVSALISTVTFAAGFTVPGGYVSEKGPNQGLAVLSRNAAFKAFVITNTLAMSLSSCAIMVRFFLSLKGQHGSKSLSMAISCTFYALIAMVAAFLTGVYAVLGGHVSLGLAVAACVLGTVFFSVLGFVSISPAFITFRKRAHRFFVWIVYLSGLLNSSDCGIIFCTDRTYM